In Natronococcus sp. AD-5, the genomic window GCGGAACCGCTGGAGGCCGCCTAGCCGAGGATCCTCGAGGGCGCTCGCCGCGCGGGTGGCCGCGTTCGCGGCGTGCTCGCCGAACGCTTCCTCGAGTCCGAAGTAGTACGGCGCGAACAGCGTGATGTCGGGGCGCTCGTCGCGTTCGCCGTCAGGGGTGTACCGCCGCGGGACCGGCATCCCGTCGACGGCGAAACTGCGTTCGACGCCGCCCTCGAGAAGCGTCCGGAACGAGTCGATGCGCTCGTGAACCGCGGTCGCATCGTCGATGGCGACCGCATCCGACGCCGCGAGTCGCTCGAGCGCGTCGGCGGCCCGTTCAAGCGCGGCGAGCGCGGCGCAGTTGACCCAGAGCGTGTACCCCGACTCGATGCGCCCCTCGTGGATGCTGGAGGTGCTCTCGAGCAGGTGGGCGTTGGCGTCGTAGAGTTCGTCACGGAGCACGGCGACGGCGTCGTCGATCCGGTCGACGAGCGTCTCGAGAAACGGTTCGTCGACCGGACCACCGCCGTCCCCGGACAGATCGCCGCACGCGGCCGCCGCCTGGATTGCGTGCGAGAGCACGCGGACGCCGTGGGCGACGTTATCTTCCTGATGGTAGATCGAGGCGTCCGCGCCGTCGAGCGCGTAGCGCTGGTACCACCAGCCGTCGGACTGCGCGGCGGCGAAAAAGCGGGCGGCCTCGACGATGCGGTCGCGGCAGGCGTCGGGCCGAACGCCCGCCTCGGTTGCGGCGAGCCAGGCGCGCGTGATCGACGCCACGTCGCGGGGATAGACGTAGGGGTACCGGTTATCGGGGAGGCTGGCGAGCGGCACCGCGCCGTCGGTCTCGGCGTCGAAGGTCAGCTCGTCGAGCACGTCGAGGTGGAACGTCGGCTCGGCCATCGGCGCGCCGACGTGCTCCGATACGATTCCGTCGGGGGAGTGTCGAGTATGCATCGTCCGAATAACGTAGATATCAGCTGCGTTGCGTCGATCGTGGCTCGGTTCGTTCGGCGTCGATTCCGCGCGTTTTGATCGCGTCGCCAGTGTCCGGTTCGAACAGGTATACGTCTTCCGCGGCGACCGTAACCTCGACGTCGGCTCCCGGATCGGGATAGACGGCCGGCGGAACGCGCGCGGTCAGCGTGCGATCGCCCGCCTCGAGGTAGACGAAGTTGTCGTTGCCCTGGTACTCCGAGACGGTCACGGACGCCTCGAACCGGCACGCCGCCGTCGCGTCCTGGGGCGGCCCGTCCAGGTGGAGGTCTTCCGGCCGCAGTCCGAGTCGAACGTCGGCGGCAGCGAGATCCCGATCGACGGCGCCGGTCGGGAGCCGGGCGAACGTGACGGTATCGCGCTCGACGACGTACTCGTCGCCGCGCTCCCGGACGACCGCGTCGAAGACGTTCATCGCCGGACTGCCGAGGAACGTTCCGACGAACTCGTTCGCCGGGTGATCGTACGCGACCTCCGGGGGAGCGACCTGCTGCAGGACGCCGTCGTCCATGATCGCGAGCCGATCGGCCATCGTCATCGCCTCGGTCTGGTCGTGCGTGACGTACACCGCGGTCACGTCGAGATCCTCCTGGATCCGCTGGAGCTCGGTCCGCATGTGGGATCGGAGCTTCGCGTCGAGATTCGACAGCGGTTCGTCGAGTAAGAACACCGACGGCTCGCGCACGATCGCCCGGCCGAGCGCGACGCGCTGTTTCTGCCCGCCGCTCATCGCTTCCGGTTTGTCCTCGAGCAACGCCTCGATGCCGAGCAGTTCCGCCGTCTCCTGGACTCGCCGTTCGCGTTCGTCGGCGTCTAGGTCCGTCGAGTGTTTCAGCCCGTATCCGAGGTTCTGGCCGGCGGTCATGCGCTTGTACAGCGCGTAGCTCTGGAACACCATCGCGATGTCGCGCTCGCTCGGTGCCAGGTGGTGGACCGTTCGGTCGCCGATCGTAATCTCGCCGTCGGTGACCGTCTCCAGCCCGGCGATCATCCGCAGCGTCGTCGACTTGCCGCAGCCCGACGGGCCGACCAGCACGAGAAACTCCCCGTCCCGGACGGACACCGAGAGATCGTCGACGGCGGTTATCGACCCGTCCGTATCGTCGTAGACTTTCGTAACGTCGTGTAGCGTGAGTTCAGCCATTCTAATCACCTCTCGCCCGCGATCCGGATCGGTCGGTCGTCGGGGTCACCACGATCGACTCGTTGGTACCCCGGAGCGCGTACGTCGCGGTGCGGCAGCGCACCGTCGCGTGAACGGCCTCGAACCGGTCCGGAAGCGCGGGTCGGGCGACGGGTTCGCCGTCGCGAACGTCGAGTCCGAGCGCCGCCCGGGCGAATCCGAACGCGCTCCCCGCGCTCCAGGCCGCCGGCTCGCAGGAGTCCGGGTGGTGGATCCGGCCGGTCTCGAGCGCGGGGGCGTCGAAGCCGACCATCAACTCCGGAAACCCCCACCGTTCGGGGTCGGTCGCGGCGCTCGCTTCCAGCGCGTCGAGCCCTCGGCCGACGAGCGCGGCGACGGCATCATCGCGCTCGTAGCGAGCGGCCCCCATCGTCGCGAGACTCGTATCGTGGGGCCAGACGCTGCCGCGGTGGTACGAGAGCGGATCGAACGCGTCGTGCGACGCGGCGAACGTCCGAATGCCGGCGTCGGTGAGCAAGTCCGGCTCGAGCAGCCGATCGATCACGGCGTCCGCGCGGTCGTCCGGCACGATACCGGCCCAGAGCGCGTGCCCCTGGTTCGAGGCGACGCTCTCGACGACGCCGTCGTCGTCGAGCGCCAGCGCGTAACACCGCTCGTCGGGCAGCCAGAACCCCTCGTCGAAGGCGTTGCGGACGCGCCGCGCCTGCTCCGCGAACCGATCGTGCAGTTCCTCGTCGCCGCGATTCGCGGCCAGGGTCGACGCGCCGGTCAGCGCCCGATAGGCGTACCCCTGTACTTCAGCCAGCGCGATCGGCGGGACGGCCGGGGTGCCGTCCGGGTGGGCGATCGCGCGCGAACTATCCTTCCAGCCGAGGTGGGTAAGCCCGTACTCGTGGTCGTGGGGGGCGTACCAGAGCAGGCCGTCGGTCCCGCTCGCGTCGCGGACCCACTCGGCCGCGTCAACCGCGGCGGCGTAGCACTCGTCGGTCACGGCGTCCGCACCGGCCCACTCGCCGTAGGCGGCCACGAGGGCCGCGTACAGCGGCGTCGCGTCGACCGTCCCGTAGTATGGCGACCGAATCGATCGCCCGACGGCGGGGCGGTCGCCGTGGCGTTTCTCGTGGGGGATCTTCCCCGGCTCCTCGAGGGTCGCGTCGTCGGTCGTCGTCCCCTGCTGGCCGGCGAAGTACTCGAG contains:
- a CDS encoding glucoamylase produces the protein MHTRHSPDGIVSEHVGAPMAEPTFHLDVLDELTFDAETDGAVPLASLPDNRYPYVYPRDVASITRAWLAATEAGVRPDACRDRIVEAARFFAAAQSDGWWYQRYALDGADASIYHQEDNVAHGVRVLSHAIQAAAACGDLSGDGGGPVDEPFLETLVDRIDDAVAVLRDELYDANAHLLESTSSIHEGRIESGYTLWVNCAALAALERAADALERLAASDAVAIDDATAVHERIDSFRTLLEGGVERSFAVDGMPVPRRYTPDGERDERPDITLFAPYYFGLEEAFGEHAANAATRAASALEDPRLGGLQRFRGFYRDFDVHQHGGNGPWMQYTAWHAQFRFDHRERERGDAVLATITRHADEDGYIPEHLSTRERFEQFVEREWDTGLDYEKEFDDDVLRDVPQDRIVEELGHMQQAYDEMAAALEEREVISFAEPLAWCHAEFLVALLRREQSI
- a CDS encoding MGH1-like glycoside hydrolase domain-containing protein, translating into MIPDDCALAVADGVVAVVDEFGDVRGDHGESGVYASDVQFLRELAVRPTDRDAPTTGWDRIARRADPDGVTTVLASGAAGDGRGDARPLLLEKRLVPDANGVTLTTTVENYAAERRTVDVEVTARSAFRHVFECSGFFAAREPVDRTLDVRERSGGAVLSAECPDGTTRRATIDVTDASSIATTVDDDARTTITATVSIPPGETAAITASATFAPAREPSDGRVPSAVSTQPSSPLFDAAAETLTALVLPEGVPAAGAPRFLAPFGRDALLVGFQTLPFAPQLTRRVLEYFAGQQGTTTDDATLEEPGKIPHEKRHGDRPAVGRSIRSPYYGTVDATPLYAALVAAYGEWAGADAVTDECYAAAVDAAEWVRDASGTDGLLWYAPHDHEYGLTHLGWKDSSRAIAHPDGTPAVPPIALAEVQGYAYRALTGASTLAANRGDEELHDRFAEQARRVRNAFDEGFWLPDERCYALALDDDGVVESVASNQGHALWAGIVPDDRADAVIDRLLEPDLLTDAGIRTFAASHDAFDPLSYHRGSVWPHDTSLATMGAARYERDDAVAALVGRGLDALEASAATDPERWGFPELMVGFDAPALETGRIHHPDSCEPAAWSAGSAFGFARAALGLDVRDGEPVARPALPDRFEAVHATVRCRTATYALRGTNESIVVTPTTDRSGSRARGD
- a CDS encoding ABC transporter ATP-binding protein, whose protein sequence is MAELTLHDVTKVYDDTDGSITAVDDLSVSVRDGEFLVLVGPSGCGKSTTLRMIAGLETVTDGEITIGDRTVHHLAPSERDIAMVFQSYALYKRMTAGQNLGYGLKHSTDLDADERERRVQETAELLGIEALLEDKPEAMSGGQKQRVALGRAIVREPSVFLLDEPLSNLDAKLRSHMRTELQRIQEDLDVTAVYVTHDQTEAMTMADRLAIMDDGVLQQVAPPEVAYDHPANEFVGTFLGSPAMNVFDAVVRERGDEYVVERDTVTFARLPTGAVDRDLAAADVRLGLRPEDLHLDGPPQDATAACRFEASVTVSEYQGNDNFVYLEAGDRTLTARVPPAVYPDPGADVEVTVAAEDVYLFEPDTGDAIKTRGIDAERTEPRSTQRS